In one Umezawaea sp. Da 62-37 genomic region, the following are encoded:
- a CDS encoding KR domain-containing protein, producing MSTRRFVWHPRRTPLPDARPSELLAGKRILLVGGTRAAVLAVGSALSDHGAVLVEPGHLRDADDCPDGIVDLTSDGGIDDGWRPALLRTIGALRGCYDAWSESTDAARTCYVAVTYLGGRMGYRDAGDRPWGGLWAGLAKTLHQELPNLNTKVVDIDPADVDELPGVLLRELYRWGAYEVGYRGGERYTLAPRREDGGGPTIGLDGSDVVLVSGGGRGIGFAAATSLAAGHGCRVVVTGRHPLPGPDEPWSALDDEGFKAHQRDLWIRASSDGSLAAVRAETTRMAQRRLLAANLASARADGLRLDYEVCDFTDRAQVDGLLARLGPALTGVVHNAGVDTATRLPRMSDDDIVRTIATKVDGFVHLFTALRDRPLKFFCNTGSMSGRLGGMVGQIAYAAANDGLTRLGLWADARADFPVSTLCWPTWERMGLITNYDAAVRYMTAIGAEEGVRRWIGELLAPAHGEVTFLGALGSALNPVQVRGFPLHREVPEFAAVYPRIFHLGTPVSYRPGAELVADVRFDGTSSPVLTDFAVSGEPAIPVGLLLENALASAVWVHLAGDEPEVAWIGDVSVYLDGMRLHGGEAELRRTTTLSTVDGHPVVDVVFERDGHGPVAELRLGYAADDDSAAPIAVRAARDSAASAPVRWLGAVIPVATWHDGGPENRTAVVREPRPADLWTVPLTPPLALPLAAVENIVRSVLRVRPGPLLRLTRLIPHGPPSATSRIDGDPVRGRWHVVDPTDDRPVLTASTPTSPTHPEDQMASTVDPEAVHREVAEVLVRVLGDYGVPAESITRDTDLHTDLQFESIGTDLPALLGHLAARYGGRVDVFSHLRGLDMTELIDLDVGSLVDAIVDQLRAAPADVAPTAPPAYPPTTRAAAPTGGDGTAKRFLFVVPPMTGHVNPTIGVAAKLVERGHQVAWAGHAPLLRAVLGPDAVVFDCAVPPAAARWTERGPEVRSMRSIKVMWEEFLEPLAHAMIPGVRKAVSDFTPDVVVADQQALAGALVAGAEGLPWVTSATTPAELIDMEAGLPKVMDWLEGLFAGLREEHGGPSTDLRYSPDLVLAYTTEDMVGPIPRPEPIAYVGPSIHPRPVGVDFPWDRLDPHRSLVLISLGTISVGAGTRFLREAVAAVRERSARVQAVVVDPTGTTPGDDDVIVLPAIPQLELLGSVDAVICHAGHNTVAEALHHGLPLVVAPIRDDQPIVAAQVEGVGAGVQLRFGLAGSRHIGRALDAVLDDPAYRRAAGRIRAAFHAAGGADTAAAHLETFAAGA from the coding sequence ATGAGCACCCGGCGGTTCGTCTGGCACCCGCGGCGCACGCCGCTGCCGGACGCGCGGCCGTCGGAGCTGTTAGCCGGCAAGCGGATCCTGCTCGTCGGCGGGACGCGGGCGGCGGTGCTGGCCGTCGGCTCGGCGTTGAGCGACCACGGCGCCGTGCTCGTCGAACCCGGTCACCTGCGCGACGCCGACGACTGCCCGGACGGCATCGTCGACCTCACCTCCGACGGCGGGATCGACGACGGCTGGCGGCCCGCGCTGCTGCGCACGATCGGCGCGCTGCGCGGCTGCTACGACGCCTGGTCGGAGTCGACCGACGCGGCCAGGACCTGCTACGTCGCCGTCACCTACCTCGGCGGCCGGATGGGGTACCGGGACGCGGGCGACCGGCCGTGGGGCGGCCTGTGGGCGGGGCTGGCCAAGACGCTGCACCAGGAACTGCCCAACCTCAACACGAAGGTCGTCGACATCGACCCGGCCGACGTCGACGAGCTGCCCGGCGTCCTGCTGCGCGAGCTGTACCGGTGGGGCGCCTACGAGGTCGGCTACCGCGGCGGCGAGCGGTACACCCTCGCCCCGCGCCGCGAGGACGGCGGCGGGCCGACGATCGGGCTGGACGGGTCCGACGTGGTCCTGGTGTCCGGTGGCGGGCGCGGCATCGGGTTCGCGGCCGCGACGAGCCTGGCCGCCGGGCACGGCTGCCGGGTCGTCGTCACCGGACGGCACCCGCTGCCGGGCCCGGACGAGCCGTGGAGCGCGCTGGACGACGAGGGGTTCAAGGCGCACCAACGGGATCTGTGGATCCGGGCCAGTTCGGACGGGTCGCTGGCGGCCGTGCGCGCCGAGACCACCAGGATGGCGCAGCGCAGGCTGCTCGCGGCGAACCTGGCCTCGGCCCGCGCCGACGGGCTGCGGCTGGACTACGAGGTCTGCGACTTCACCGACCGCGCCCAGGTGGACGGGCTGCTCGCCCGGCTCGGCCCCGCGCTGACCGGTGTGGTGCACAACGCGGGCGTCGACACCGCCACCCGGCTGCCGCGGATGTCGGACGACGACATCGTGCGCACGATCGCCACCAAGGTCGACGGGTTCGTCCACCTGTTCACCGCGCTGCGCGACCGGCCGCTGAAGTTCTTCTGCAACACCGGTTCCATGAGCGGACGGCTCGGCGGCATGGTCGGCCAGATCGCCTACGCCGCCGCCAACGACGGCCTGACCAGGCTCGGCCTCTGGGCCGACGCGCGGGCGGACTTCCCGGTCTCCACGCTGTGCTGGCCCACGTGGGAACGGATGGGGCTGATCACCAACTACGACGCCGCCGTCCGGTACATGACCGCCATCGGCGCGGAGGAGGGCGTCCGGCGCTGGATCGGTGAGCTGCTCGCCCCCGCGCACGGCGAGGTCACGTTCCTCGGCGCGCTGGGCAGCGCGCTGAACCCGGTGCAGGTGCGCGGTTTCCCGCTGCACCGCGAGGTCCCGGAGTTCGCCGCCGTCTACCCGCGGATCTTCCACCTCGGCACGCCGGTCAGCTACCGGCCGGGCGCGGAGCTGGTGGCCGACGTCCGGTTCGACGGGACCAGCTCCCCGGTGCTGACGGACTTCGCCGTCTCCGGCGAACCCGCGATCCCGGTGGGCCTGCTGCTGGAGAACGCGCTCGCCTCGGCGGTGTGGGTGCACCTGGCCGGTGACGAGCCGGAGGTGGCGTGGATCGGTGACGTCTCGGTGTACTTGGACGGAATGCGGCTGCACGGGGGAGAAGCCGAACTCCGCCGCACCACGACCCTGTCCACAGTGGACGGCCATCCGGTCGTCGACGTGGTGTTCGAACGCGACGGCCACGGCCCGGTCGCCGAGCTGCGGCTGGGCTACGCGGCGGACGACGACTCGGCCGCCCCGATCGCCGTGCGCGCGGCCCGCGACTCGGCGGCCTCCGCCCCGGTCCGCTGGCTGGGCGCCGTCATCCCGGTCGCGACCTGGCACGACGGCGGTCCCGAGAACCGCACCGCCGTGGTCCGCGAACCCCGCCCCGCCGACCTGTGGACCGTGCCGCTGACCCCGCCGCTCGCGCTCCCGCTGGCGGCCGTGGAGAACATCGTCCGCTCGGTCCTGCGCGTCCGACCGGGCCCGCTGCTGCGCCTGACCCGCCTGATCCCGCACGGCCCGCCATCGGCCACCAGCCGCATAGACGGCGACCCCGTCCGTGGCCGGTGGCACGTGGTCGACCCGACCGACGACCGGCCGGTGCTCACCGCGTCGACCCCCACTTCCCCTACCCACCCGGAGGACCAGATGGCGAGCACCGTGGATCCCGAAGCCGTGCACCGCGAAGTAGCGGAGGTCCTCGTGCGCGTCCTCGGCGACTACGGCGTCCCCGCCGAGTCGATCACCAGGGACACCGACCTGCACACCGACCTCCAGTTCGAGAGCATCGGCACCGACCTGCCCGCGCTGCTCGGGCACCTCGCCGCCCGGTACGGCGGCCGGGTCGACGTCTTCTCCCACCTTCGAGGCCTGGACATGACCGAGCTGATCGACCTCGATGTCGGCTCCCTCGTGGACGCGATCGTCGACCAGCTCCGCGCCGCGCCCGCGGACGTCGCGCCGACGGCGCCCCCCGCCTACCCGCCGACCACCCGCGCGGCCGCGCCCACCGGCGGCGACGGCACGGCGAAGCGCTTCCTCTTCGTGGTCCCGCCGATGACCGGGCACGTCAACCCCACCATCGGCGTGGCCGCGAAGCTCGTGGAACGCGGCCACCAGGTCGCCTGGGCGGGCCACGCCCCGCTGCTGCGCGCGGTGCTGGGCCCGGACGCCGTCGTGTTCGACTGCGCGGTCCCGCCGGCCGCCGCGCGCTGGACCGAACGCGGTCCGGAGGTGCGGAGCATGCGCTCCATCAAGGTCATGTGGGAGGAGTTCCTCGAACCGCTGGCGCACGCCATGATCCCCGGTGTCCGCAAGGCGGTAAGCGATTTCACGCCGGACGTCGTCGTCGCCGACCAGCAGGCCCTCGCGGGCGCGCTGGTGGCGGGCGCGGAAGGCCTGCCGTGGGTCACCTCCGCCACCACGCCCGCCGAGCTGATCGACATGGAAGCGGGGCTCCCCAAGGTCATGGACTGGCTGGAGGGCCTGTTCGCGGGACTGCGCGAGGAGCACGGCGGCCCGTCCACCGACCTGCGCTACTCGCCGGACCTCGTCCTGGCCTACACCACCGAGGACATGGTCGGCCCGATCCCGCGCCCGGAGCCGATCGCCTACGTCGGCCCGTCCATCCACCCCAGACCGGTCGGGGTGGACTTCCCGTGGGACCGCCTCGACCCGCACCGCTCGCTGGTGCTGATCAGCCTCGGCACCATCAGCGTCGGCGCGGGCACCCGGTTCCTGCGCGAGGCGGTCGCGGCCGTGCGCGAGCGGTCGGCGCGGGTGCAGGCCGTGGTCGTCGACCCGACCGGCACCACCCCCGGCGACGACGACGTGATCGTGCTGCCCGCGATCCCGCAGCTGGAACTGCTCGGCTCGGTGGACGCCGTCATCTGCCACGCGGGCCACAACACCGTCGCCGAGGCGCTCCACCACGGTCTGCCCCTGGTGGTCGCCCCGATCCGCGACGACCAGCCCATCGTCGCCGCCCAGGTCGAAGGCGTGGGCGCGGGTGTCCAGCTGCGCTTCGGCCTGGCCGGGTCGCGCCACATCGGCCGCGCGCTCGACGCCGTGCTCGACGACCCCGCGTACCGGAGGGCCGCGGGCCGGATCAGGGCCGCCTTCCACGCGGCGGGCGGCGCCGACACGGCCGCCGCCCACCTGGAGACCTTCGCGGCGGGCGCCTGA
- a CDS encoding SDR family oxidoreductase: MSAMRGLTGKLALVTGGAHGVGKAIATELAARGAHVLINYFHSHDAAKATKAELEATGARVDLFRASIARSDQTTALFEEITRRYGRLDVLVNNAADGALVPVDEVTDELLDRALDTNLKGALRCSRLAAPLMAGRDGSIVTVSALGGSQLVMANYLACAPAKAAAEAAMRYLAVEFAPLGIRVNTASAAMLVSEVADRFPDAAAMRRVVEESTPFGRLGTPAEFARVVAFLASDDAAWITGQVILADGGLSLGAATLSPPRAVPAVEEPEDDDDTIAVVGMGMVVAGANGPEEFWRLRLDGAELFEPAPEDRWDRANFHSADHADEDKGYQDNGAFITDFVPAGADDADGELTTRWLRHSLEQALDGVTTRRGDRFSFHVGYTADGSQHLEEAGVLAAVTGLSTEVLDGLPLTDADRAGVRDGVAKTLRSRYWRGADDPSRFLPHRVGALAMEGLLPAGTEVSMVDTACSSSLYAIDIGIKGLLAGRRDVAVCGGAFALAPRGTVLFAKLQGLSERGDVRSLDADADGVLFADGAAVVVLKKLSRAKADGDRVLAVVDALGSSSDGRGKAVYAPNADGQDLAVRRALAGRERGGEDVDWVIAHATGTPAGDLAEFTTLRRHFGTAGPTAVTSNKSLIGHTGWAAGVVSVIEAVLGLENGTIPPQHRFTAPPEDFRMDTTGLEVPTGAKPWPRRGNRPRTAAVSGFGFGGTNAHVLLRDHVPGAPPRTADRADRKVVVVGWSGHVPGLSTPDELARWLHGGPAPEDGFGETYPAPPFTEVRLPASTVRTIDRCQLMALRCARDLRDRLGDLWTSGAERAGVVVGNLGPTRSAMLYATRCYLDDMAVALAEHPAVAAVPEFTAALAARVRELVPPSNEDSFPGMMPNVISARVANYFDLNGPNITLDSGLSSALTAFDVAQRYLAAGEMDYALVGGFNGNSLPEYRALLGDLVPVNVPLAEGAFLFALTTEENAAAHGLPVLATLDSRGPERRRALDCGPASPEFARYAGASGALAVAKALTGPAGPVSVVCDGVRVDLTVAAKAAADLPRRYVEPGTPAEVSRFVPRLRESAARDVRPELPFFPPGTVVVTDHPELLDRVAVPDDTVVLSTRPLDRPRARWHELTERTPLAVRAALAGSTARHLRVVADFGAVPTSAAVHAGDDRLMALHEAAFLVVQERYALLAEGGSFISLLLGARPDGRDHPCHGLFSALVKCSYHELPECLVFGLFTADDDLATAVRRTERESASERLYPVVVLDPDGAGGTVRKTLELVPEPVEVADPTAARLSEDSVVLATGGARGITAEVVKELARAFRPTLYLLGSNPLDRYDPEVFEGTDEEFAAGRRDFIRTGLAARRGALVAGLNREFDRMVDARAAHRNIAEVVGHCGADRVTYLTCDVTDRDSVEAAVAKVLAEHDRIDLVVNAAGRNRSALIPDKDFAEFRAIRDLKVDGYRNLKSALRDHPPAMWCNFGSLLGHFGLAGELDYGSGNDFLASAADHAATLSGTDEFTVGWTLWDGVGIGADVLARSYFKRGGLYTHMAITEGVQHFVRELHARNRHPFVLHMGDAELELGRRLYPGYLESGDTAPPSVFAREFDPAAVPDVEHHLVRGTPTVPASWVTELAAGAAARLVPDQQVIGFDDLRFEHFVQATPAGPKRITARLLERGDEVTSVQVRITVDVVSPGGVRLVEDRVLSSVVVRFAREFPRAPHWEAWSADDEVALPDPYHQESSPVRLTGPFVATTDTRWNPQGKRARFAPAELRRSSSTVPAVLLDAMVRTEVLALVDGRLPVAVPVSIRRIDLYQRGNDHDLVRLHGDLELYATPAESTIGRAAPGNRFVATTADGRVVAQIHDVEATALGHVDPLTAATTRA; the protein is encoded by the coding sequence ATGAGCGCGATGCGGGGGCTCACCGGGAAACTGGCCTTGGTGACGGGCGGCGCGCACGGGGTCGGCAAGGCCATCGCCACCGAACTCGCCGCTCGCGGCGCGCACGTCCTGATCAACTACTTCCACTCGCACGACGCCGCGAAGGCGACGAAGGCCGAACTGGAGGCCACCGGCGCCCGCGTCGACCTGTTCCGCGCGTCGATCGCCCGCTCGGACCAGACCACCGCGCTGTTCGAGGAGATCACCCGGCGCTACGGCCGCCTCGACGTCCTGGTGAACAACGCCGCCGACGGCGCGCTCGTCCCGGTCGACGAGGTGACCGACGAGCTGCTGGACCGGGCGCTGGACACCAACCTCAAGGGCGCGCTGCGGTGCTCCCGGCTGGCCGCGCCGCTCATGGCCGGGCGCGACGGCTCGATCGTCACGGTGTCCGCGCTCGGCGGGTCCCAGCTGGTGATGGCGAACTACCTCGCGTGCGCCCCGGCGAAGGCCGCGGCCGAGGCGGCCATGCGCTACCTCGCCGTCGAGTTCGCCCCGCTGGGGATCAGGGTCAACACCGCGTCGGCCGCGATGCTCGTCAGCGAGGTCGCCGACCGGTTCCCCGACGCCGCGGCGATGCGGCGGGTCGTCGAGGAGTCCACGCCGTTCGGCAGGCTCGGCACCCCGGCGGAGTTCGCCCGCGTGGTCGCGTTCCTCGCCTCCGACGACGCCGCGTGGATCACCGGCCAGGTCATCCTCGCCGACGGCGGGCTCAGCCTGGGCGCCGCGACCCTGTCCCCGCCCAGGGCGGTCCCGGCCGTCGAGGAGCCCGAGGACGACGACGACACCATCGCCGTGGTCGGCATGGGCATGGTCGTCGCGGGCGCGAACGGCCCGGAGGAGTTCTGGCGGCTGCGGCTCGACGGCGCGGAGCTGTTCGAGCCCGCGCCGGAGGACCGCTGGGACCGGGCGAACTTCCACTCGGCCGACCACGCCGACGAGGACAAGGGCTACCAGGACAACGGGGCCTTCATCACCGACTTCGTCCCCGCCGGCGCGGACGACGCCGACGGCGAGCTGACCACCCGGTGGCTGCGGCACTCGCTGGAGCAGGCGCTCGACGGCGTGACGACCCGGCGGGGTGACCGCTTCTCCTTCCACGTCGGCTACACCGCGGACGGCAGCCAGCACCTGGAGGAGGCGGGTGTGCTCGCCGCCGTCACCGGGCTGTCCACCGAGGTGCTCGACGGCCTGCCGCTCACCGACGCCGACCGCGCCGGGGTCCGCGACGGCGTGGCGAAGACCCTGCGCTCGCGCTACTGGCGCGGTGCGGACGACCCGTCGCGGTTCCTGCCGCACCGGGTCGGCGCGCTCGCCATGGAGGGGCTGCTGCCCGCGGGCACCGAGGTGTCCATGGTGGACACCGCGTGCTCGTCCTCGTTGTACGCCATCGACATCGGGATCAAGGGCCTGCTGGCGGGCAGGCGCGACGTCGCCGTCTGCGGCGGCGCGTTCGCCCTCGCCCCGCGCGGCACCGTGCTGTTCGCGAAGCTCCAGGGGCTGTCCGAGCGGGGCGACGTCCGGTCGCTCGACGCCGACGCGGACGGCGTGCTCTTCGCCGACGGCGCGGCGGTCGTGGTGCTGAAGAAGCTCAGCCGCGCCAAGGCCGACGGCGACCGCGTCCTGGCCGTGGTCGACGCGCTCGGTTCGTCCTCGGACGGCAGGGGCAAGGCCGTCTACGCGCCCAACGCGGACGGGCAGGACCTCGCGGTGCGCCGGGCGCTCGCGGGCCGCGAACGCGGCGGCGAGGACGTCGACTGGGTCATCGCGCACGCCACCGGCACGCCCGCGGGCGACCTGGCCGAGTTCACCACGCTGCGCCGCCACTTCGGCACGGCGGGACCGACCGCGGTCACGTCGAACAAGTCGCTGATCGGCCACACCGGCTGGGCCGCCGGGGTGGTGTCGGTGATCGAGGCCGTGCTGGGGCTGGAGAACGGGACGATCCCGCCGCAGCACCGGTTCACCGCGCCGCCGGAGGACTTCCGGATGGACACCACCGGGCTGGAGGTGCCCACCGGCGCCAAACCGTGGCCGCGCAGGGGGAACCGGCCGCGCACGGCCGCCGTCTCCGGCTTCGGGTTCGGCGGCACGAACGCCCACGTGCTGCTGCGCGACCACGTTCCCGGCGCCCCGCCGCGCACCGCGGACCGCGCCGACCGCAAGGTCGTGGTGGTCGGCTGGTCCGGCCACGTCCCCGGACTGTCCACTCCGGACGAACTGGCCCGCTGGCTGCACGGCGGCCCGGCACCGGAGGACGGCTTCGGCGAGACCTACCCGGCTCCGCCGTTCACCGAGGTCCGCCTGCCCGCCTCCACGGTCCGCACGATCGACCGCTGCCAGCTCATGGCGCTGCGCTGCGCGCGCGACCTGCGCGACCGGCTCGGCGACCTGTGGACCTCCGGGGCCGAGCGCGCGGGCGTGGTCGTGGGCAACCTCGGCCCGACCAGGTCGGCCATGCTCTACGCGACCCGCTGCTACCTCGACGACATGGCGGTCGCGCTGGCCGAGCACCCCGCCGTCGCCGCGGTGCCGGAGTTCACCGCGGCGCTGGCCGCACGGGTCCGCGAACTGGTGCCACCGTCCAACGAGGACTCCTTCCCCGGCATGATGCCGAACGTCATCTCGGCCAGGGTGGCCAACTACTTCGACCTCAACGGCCCCAACATCACCCTGGACTCCGGCCTGTCCTCGGCGCTGACCGCGTTCGACGTGGCGCAGCGCTACCTGGCCGCGGGGGAGATGGACTACGCGCTCGTCGGCGGCTTCAACGGCAACTCGCTGCCCGAGTACCGGGCGCTGCTCGGCGACCTGGTGCCCGTCAACGTTCCGCTGGCCGAGGGCGCGTTCCTGTTCGCCCTCACCACCGAGGAGAACGCGGCCGCCCACGGGCTCCCCGTCCTGGCGACGCTGGACTCGCGGGGGCCCGAACGCCGCCGCGCGCTCGACTGCGGCCCGGCCTCGCCGGAGTTCGCCCGCTACGCGGGGGCCTCGGGCGCGCTGGCGGTGGCGAAGGCCCTGACCGGTCCGGCGGGGCCGGTCAGCGTGGTCTGCGACGGCGTGCGGGTCGACCTGACCGTGGCCGCGAAGGCCGCCGCCGACCTGCCGCGCCGGTACGTCGAGCCGGGGACGCCCGCCGAGGTCAGCCGGTTCGTGCCCCGGCTGCGGGAGAGCGCCGCGCGCGACGTCCGCCCGGAGCTGCCGTTCTTCCCGCCGGGGACGGTCGTGGTGACCGACCACCCCGAGCTGCTGGACCGGGTGGCCGTGCCCGACGACACCGTCGTGCTGTCGACCCGGCCGCTGGACCGGCCGCGCGCCAGGTGGCACGAGCTGACCGAACGCACGCCGCTCGCGGTCCGCGCCGCCCTCGCCGGCTCCACCGCGCGGCACCTGCGCGTGGTCGCGGACTTCGGCGCCGTGCCCACGTCCGCCGCGGTGCACGCGGGCGACGACAGGCTGATGGCGCTGCACGAGGCCGCGTTCCTGGTGGTGCAGGAGCGGTACGCGCTGCTGGCCGAGGGCGGCTCGTTCATCTCGCTGCTGCTCGGCGCCCGGCCGGACGGCCGCGACCACCCGTGCCACGGCCTGTTCTCCGCGCTGGTCAAGTGCAGCTACCACGAACTGCCGGAATGCCTGGTGTTCGGGCTCTTCACCGCGGACGACGACTTGGCCACCGCCGTCCGCCGCACCGAGCGCGAGAGCGCGTCCGAGCGGCTCTACCCGGTGGTCGTGCTCGATCCGGACGGGGCGGGCGGGACGGTCCGCAAGACGCTGGAGCTGGTGCCGGAGCCGGTCGAGGTGGCCGATCCGACGGCGGCCAGGCTGTCGGAGGACTCCGTCGTGCTGGCGACCGGCGGCGCCCGCGGCATCACCGCCGAGGTGGTGAAGGAGCTGGCCCGCGCGTTCCGCCCGACGCTGTACCTGCTGGGCAGCAACCCGCTGGACCGCTACGACCCCGAGGTGTTCGAGGGCACCGACGAGGAGTTCGCGGCCGGGCGGCGGGACTTCATCCGCACCGGGCTGGCCGCCCGCCGCGGCGCGCTGGTCGCCGGGCTCAACCGGGAGTTCGACCGGATGGTCGACGCCCGCGCCGCGCACCGCAACATCGCCGAGGTGGTCGGGCACTGCGGCGCGGACCGGGTCACCTACCTCACGTGCGACGTGACCGACCGCGACTCGGTGGAGGCGGCGGTCGCGAAGGTGCTCGCCGAGCACGACCGGATCGACCTCGTCGTCAACGCCGCTGGCCGCAACAGGTCCGCGCTGATCCCGGACAAGGACTTCGCCGAGTTCCGGGCCATCCGCGACCTCAAGGTGGACGGCTACCGCAACCTCAAGAGCGCGCTGCGCGACCACCCGCCCGCGATGTGGTGCAACTTCGGCTCGCTGCTCGGCCACTTCGGACTGGCGGGCGAGCTGGACTACGGCTCCGGCAACGACTTCCTGGCCTCCGCCGCCGACCACGCCGCCACCCTGTCCGGCACCGACGAGTTCACCGTCGGCTGGACGCTGTGGGACGGCGTGGGCATCGGCGCGGACGTGCTGGCCCGGTCGTACTTCAAGCGCGGCGGCCTCTACACGCACATGGCCATCACCGAGGGCGTCCAGCACTTCGTGCGAGAACTGCACGCCCGCAACCGGCACCCGTTCGTCCTGCACATGGGCGACGCGGAGCTGGAACTGGGCCGCAGGCTCTACCCCGGCTACCTGGAGTCCGGCGACACCGCGCCGCCGTCGGTGTTCGCGCGCGAGTTCGACCCCGCGGCGGTGCCCGACGTCGAGCACCACCTGGTGCGCGGCACGCCGACCGTGCCCGCCAGCTGGGTCACGGAACTGGCCGCGGGCGCCGCCGCGCGGCTCGTGCCGGACCAGCAGGTGATCGGCTTCGACGACCTGAGGTTCGAGCACTTCGTCCAGGCCACCCCCGCCGGTCCGAAGCGGATCACCGCGCGGCTGCTGGAGCGAGGCGACGAGGTGACCTCCGTGCAGGTGCGGATCACCGTGGACGTCGTGTCGCCCGGCGGTGTCCGGCTCGTCGAGGACCGCGTGCTCAGCAGCGTCGTGGTGCGGTTCGCCCGCGAGTTCCCGCGCGCCCCGCACTGGGAGGCGTGGTCGGCCGACGACGAGGTCGCGCTGCCCGACCCGTACCACCAGGAGTCCTCGCCGGTGCGGCTGACGGGCCCGTTCGTGGCGACCACCGACACCCGCTGGAACCCGCAGGGCAAGCGCGCCCGGTTCGCGCCCGCCGAGCTGCGCCGGTCGTCGTCCACCGTGCCCGCCGTGCTGCTCGACGCCATGGTGCGCACCGAGGTGCTGGCGCTGGTGGACGGCCGCCTGCCGGTGGCCGTGCCGGTGTCGATCCGGCGCATCGACCTCTACCAGCGGGGCAACGACCACGACCTGGTGCGGCTGCACGGCGACCTGGAGCTCTACGCCACGCCCGCCGAGTCCACGATCGGCCGAGCCGCGCCCGGCAACAGGTTCGTCGCCACCACGGCCGACGGCCGCGTCGTCGCCCAGATCCACGACGTCGAGGCGACCGCGCTCGGCCACGTCGACCCGCTGACCGCCGCGACGACGCGGGCGTGA
- a CDS encoding cytochrome P450 produces the protein MAEQVIAPGPSGSQLGRFDRDAIGFVTGMEQEYGGVVRISLGPFVVHLVSDPAAVKHVLQDNAKNYVRGKFYGNFDLFFGRGMLTTDGAEWRERRQVSQPFFHRPRLRAKSPAITDCASDLVDEWEAAADRGDPVDVTDGVMTLAMGVFGKMFLGVDLRPRSAELQPATLFAMQAVLRSGSVSQLLPRWVPTKYRRASTAHRATLDRVLGEVVEQHVRGEVEEHTVVSALLAARDEHGAPWPREAVLAELKTLFLAGHETTGCSIVWTLHAISRHPEVRRELEAELATVLGGRTPTVDDLPALGFLRQVVAESLRLYPAVWSYPRDVVADDTIGGYHVPAGSSVLLSSYATQHSRSLWENPEAFDPRRFCPAHQDVDRPKYAYYPFGGGARKCIGFEAALMEVQLVVATIAQRVRMDSTPGRPIGMWPKASLRPVPNVLMTATRVPS, from the coding sequence GTGGCAGAACAGGTGATCGCGCCCGGCCCGAGCGGCAGCCAGCTGGGCAGGTTCGACCGCGACGCGATCGGGTTCGTGACGGGGATGGAGCAGGAGTACGGCGGAGTCGTGCGGATCTCGTTGGGGCCCTTCGTGGTGCACCTGGTCAGCGACCCGGCCGCGGTGAAGCACGTCCTCCAGGACAACGCGAAGAACTACGTGCGGGGCAAGTTCTACGGCAACTTCGACCTGTTCTTCGGTCGCGGCATGCTCACCACCGACGGCGCGGAGTGGCGCGAGCGCAGGCAGGTCAGCCAGCCGTTCTTCCACAGGCCGCGGCTGCGCGCGAAGTCGCCGGCCATCACCGACTGCGCCTCCGACCTGGTCGACGAGTGGGAGGCCGCCGCCGACCGGGGCGACCCGGTCGACGTGACCGACGGCGTGATGACGCTGGCGATGGGCGTGTTCGGGAAGATGTTCCTCGGCGTCGACCTGCGGCCGCGCTCCGCCGAGCTGCAACCCGCGACGCTGTTCGCCATGCAGGCGGTGCTGCGCAGCGGGTCGGTGTCGCAGCTGCTGCCGCGCTGGGTGCCGACGAAGTACCGGCGCGCCTCCACCGCGCACCGGGCCACGCTCGACCGGGTGCTCGGCGAGGTCGTGGAGCAGCACGTGCGCGGCGAGGTGGAGGAGCACACCGTGGTGTCCGCGCTGCTCGCCGCCCGCGACGAGCACGGCGCGCCGTGGCCGCGCGAGGCCGTGCTGGCGGAGCTGAAGACGCTGTTCCTGGCCGGGCACGAGACCACCGGGTGCAGCATCGTGTGGACGCTGCACGCGATCTCCCGGCACCCGGAGGTGCGGCGCGAGCTGGAGGCCGAGCTGGCGACCGTCCTGGGTGGACGGACGCCGACCGTCGACGACCTGCCCGCCCTCGGGTTCCTGCGGCAGGTCGTGGCGGAGTCGTTGCGCCTGTACCCCGCGGTGTGGTCGTACCCCAGGGACGTCGTGGCCGACGACACGATCGGCGGCTACCACGTCCCCGCGGGCAGTTCGGTGCTGCTGTCGTCGTACGCGACGCAGCACAGCCGGAGCCTGTGGGAGAACCCGGAGGCGTTCGACCCCCGGCGGTTCTGCCCGGCGCACCAGGACGTCGACCGGCCGAAGTACGCCTACTACCCGTTCGGAGGCGGAGCCCGCAAGTGCATCGGTTTCGAGGCGGCGCTGATGGAGGTCCAGCTGGTCGTCGCCACCATCGCCCAGCGGGTGCGGATGGATTCGACGCCCGGCAGGCCGATCGGCATGTGGCCGAAGGCCTCCCTGCGCCCGGTCCCGAACGTCCTGATGACCGCGACGCGCGTGCCGTCATGA